Within the Periplaneta americana isolate PAMFEO1 chromosome 6, P.americana_PAMFEO1_priV1, whole genome shotgun sequence genome, the region CTTGAAGCCCTTCATGCAGACAGTACAGACAAACGGTCTCTCGTCGCTGTGGCCTCGCTTGTGTTGATCCAGATGCTCCTTACGCTTCAGCCCCGCTCCGCAGACATTGCACACGAACCGTCTCTCCTGTTTGTGCCCCGCCAGGTGTTGCTCCAACATATCTCGATCGGGGTACGCCATGTAGCACTCCGGACAGCAGAACAGAGTCGAGCCGTCCAGCGCTGTCGAAAGCCGTATCTCGCCGGGCTTCGGTCGTGGCGGCTTCCTAAgagactttttcttttttttcttttttgttgtttcCTGAACTGGAGCCATGCTGCCCGACACCATCACAGGCCCATCGCCTTCTCTCTTAATCTCCGGCACAGCTACATTGTTAGTTTGGTACTTCAGGAAATGTTGAAGACTTAACGGTATTGTTGAGGGTTGAAGTCTAGCGAGGTAGTCCGCCATCGCAGATCCCTGTTGTTGCAGCTGAATCTGATGGCATTCTGGGTGACCGCCGTTAGTCATGTTGACGGGCACGTGTACCGCCTGCTTCTGATGACCCTGCTCCGCTTCACTAGTGGACGACGGTCCCTCCGCATCTGACTTGGTGCTGTCGTCACTTTCGTCGTCACTTTCCCCAGAGTCCTTATCTCTCTTCGCCATGTCCGACTTCGTCTTGACGCCTTCGCCCCCCTTGCAGAGGTCCTGAGGCTGCAGCTCAGACTCGTCGACTGTCATGGTCGCCACATTCTGCATCAACCTCACCGGCCAGACCGATGCCGCCATCGCTGGTGCACCGGGTGTCTGCGTTGGCTGAACGGCTAGAATAGTTGCCGAATTCATAGCTGGATTGGGGTAAGGGACATTAATAGTTATATTTTTACCTGCTTCGTTAAAATGATGCATTAAGGGTACCTCCCCCCAGCTCAGTAACGTGCCAGGAGGGTGGTGATATTTTACACTGCCTGCTGATTGGTTCACCATTGCTGCCAGCTGTTGCTGATGCTGCTGTTGATGTTGCTGAGGATTCTGAggaggtggtggtggcggcggtggtggtagtgatagtggtagtggtggttgttgctgctgctgttgttggaCAGTGGTGATACCCCTGGCAGCTGCCGTAACAGGAACGTTGACACCTGATGTAGCTATGGACACTGGTATTGCCTGGACCGGATTACTATTCGCACTCGGTGGAAAGAAATTT harbors:
- the LOC138700921 gene encoding uncharacterized protein, with product MNFSPFGGHFPAMHQFAAAKFSNEQIQAGTMLVTSSSDGTIQYIRPEHNGANFFPPSANSNPVQAIPVSIATSGVNVPVTAAARGITTVQQQQQQQPPLPLSLPPPPPPPPPQNPQQHQQQHQQQLAAMVNQSAGSVKYHHPPGTLLSWGEVPLMHHFNEAGKNITINVPYPNPAMNSATILAVQPTQTPGAPAMAASVWPVRLMQNVATMTVDESELQPQDLCKGGEGVKTKSDMAKRDKDSGESDDESDDSTKSDAEGPSSTSEAEQGHQKQAVHVPVNMTNGGHPECHQIQLQQQGSAMADYLARLQPSTIPLSLQHFLKYQTNNVAVPEIKREGDGPVMVSGSMAPVQETTKKKKKKKSLRKPPRPKPGEIRLSTALDGSTLFCCPECYMAYPDRDMLEQHLAGHKQERRFVCNVCGAGLKRKEHLDQHKRGHSDERPFVCTVCMKGFKRNEHLTRHYVIHSGNKNHACVECGKAFSRKDHLHKHAQTHIAKRVKAELSQAASTTPTPPITPHALHQQPLTHPLHLHHPMS